Proteins encoded in a region of the Rutidosis leptorrhynchoides isolate AG116_Rl617_1_P2 chromosome 9, CSIRO_AGI_Rlap_v1, whole genome shotgun sequence genome:
- the LOC139867659 gene encoding high mobility group B protein 7-like, with protein sequence MMLPVLQIFGCDYCIQMEWSDCVATECESCNKDVAVALISMHDCGLAAKIKMNLETTVERPKESVTKQPSEKKKVIKDKVQPAKKVNPSKPKRPPTTLFIGKGRLIIKYR encoded by the exons ATGATGTTACCGGTGCTACAG ATTTTTGGTTGTGATTATTGCATTCAAATGGAATGGTCTGACTGTGTTGCTACAGAGTG TGAATCGTGTAACAAAGATGTAGCTGTGGCATTGATTAGCATGCATGATTGTGGTCTTGCTGCCAAAATTAAGATGAATTTAG AGACTACTGTAGAGAGACCTAAAGAATCAGTTACCAAGCAACCATCAGAGAA AAAGAAGGTGATTAAAGATAAAGTACAACCTGCAAAGAAAGTGAATCCAAGCAAGCCGAAAAGGCCGCCAACTACATTATTTATTGGGAAAGGGAGGCTTATAATAAAATACAGATGA
- the LOC139866426 gene encoding 14-3-3-like protein, whose protein sequence is MASAREENVYMAKLAEQAERYEEMVEFMEKVVTSADGGEELTIEERNLLSVAYKNVIGARRASWRIISSIEQKEESRGNEGHVSSIRDYRSKIESELSKICDGILKVLDTKLIGSATNGDSKVFYLKMKGDYFRYLAEFKSGSERKEAAENTLSAYKAAQEIANAELAPTHPIRLGLALNFSVFYYEILNSPDRACNLAKQAFDEAIAELDTLGEDSYKDSTLIMQLLRDNLTLWTSDMQDDSAEEIKEAPKADE, encoded by the exons atGGCGTCTGCTCGCGAAGAAAACGTGTACATGGCAAAGCTCGCTGAACAAGCCGAGCGTTACGAAGAAATGGTCGAATTCATGGAAAAGGTGGTGACGTCAGCCGACGGTGGTGAAGAATTAACAATCGAAGAACGCAATCTTCTTTCAGTTGCCTACAAAAACGTGATCGGAGCAAGAAGAGCTTCGTGGAGAATTATATCATCGATTGAACAGAAAGAAGAGAGTAGAGGTAACGAAGGACACGTGTCAAGCATCCGTGATTATAGATCTAAGATTGAATCGGAGTTATCGAAGATATGTGATGGAATTTTGAAGGTTTTAGATACAAAACTGATTGGATCTGCAACTAATGGCGATTCAAAAGTGTTTTATCTGAAAATGAAAGGGGATTATTTTAGGTATTTGGCTGAGTTTAAATCTGGATCTGAAAGGAAAGAAGCTGCCGAGAATACTCTTTCTGCTTATAAAGCTGCTCAG GAAATTGCTAATGCGGAATTAGCTCCCACTCATCCGATCCGTCTAGGATTGGCGCTTAACTTCTCTGTGTTTTATTATGAGATCCTGAACTCGCCTGATCGTGCCTGTAATCTTGCAAAGCAG GCTTTTGATGAAGCAATTGCTGAATTGGATACCTTAGGAGAGGATTCATACAAGGACAGTACTCTTATCATGCAGCTTCTTCGTGATAACCTCACTTTGTGGACTTCTGACATGCAG GATGACAGTGCTGAAGAAATCAAAGAAGCACCCAAGGCTGACGAGTAA